The stretch of DNA TGGCCTACGACTACAGAAATTCGTGAAATAGTGGAAAAAACCGTTACTCAGAAAATGTTTAAATCTAAATATGCCGATGTATTTAGTGGCGATGATATCTGGCAAAGCATTCAAACCGCCGAAGGTCAGACCTATAGCTGGGTTAATGAAAGCACCTATGTGCAAAATCCACCGTATTTTGATGGTATGACTGCGCAAGTTAATCACAGCGGCGAAGCCATTAAAAATGCGCATATTCTGGCGCTTTTAGGCGATAGTATCACGACTGATCATATTTCCCCTGCCGGAAGTATTGCTAAAAATAGCCCTGCGGCACGCTATTTGATGGATAATGGCGTAGAGCAAAAAGACTTTAACTCCTATGGAGCGCGTCGCGGCAGTCATGACGTAATGATGCGCGGAACATTTGCTAATACGCGCATTAAAAATGAAATGCTCGATGGTGTTGAAGGTGGCTATACCAAGCATATTCCGTCAGGCGAAGAAATGTCTATTTACGACGCCGCAATGAAATATAAGTCAGAAGACACATCTTTGGTCGTGATCGCGGGCAAAGAATATGGCACCGGGTCTTCGCGGGATTGGGCAGCTAAAGGCACGAATCTGTTAGGCGTTAAAGCAGTGATTGCCGAAAGTTTTGAACGCATTCACCGCTCTAACTTGGTGGGAATGGGAGTATTGCCACTGACTTTTAAGAACAACCAAACCCGTAAAACACTCAAGCTTAACGGCTCTGAGAAAATTGATATTATGGGGTTAGACGCCTTAGAGCCACGGATGGACATTCCTGCAGTGGTAACACGTACCGATGGCAGCAAGGAAAATGTTACCTTGCTCTGCCGTATCGATACGGCAAATGAGCTGGAGTATTATCATAGCGGCGGTATTTTGCAGCATGTAATTCGTCAATTAATGCGTACAGCATAAATTTATAACCTACATTTAATTGAAAACAGCCCGCATCTACCATCATGCGGGCTGTTTTTTGTGCTATATTTTTATGATTTAATAAGTGACATAATGACTTTGAAGTAAATAGGTTAATTATAATTTCTTAACGCTTACATTAAAAACAAAAAGTCCCCACCCGAAGGTGGGGACTGAGTCGGAAGTGACCGCTCGCTAGTGAACTTGATTAATGCACAGGGGTGGTATTGGGGCGCTGTGCGGTTGCAGGGCTGGCTCCACAAACTTGGTTGCGCCCAGAATTTTTTGCGATATATAAACGGGTATCCGCCATTTTATACATTTTGGTTGCATCGGTTTCTTCATCAAACCGTGAAGTCGTGATGCCAATAGAAACGGTGCAGCCTATAGGACGGTTTTGTTTCGCATCTGCCATAAAAGTATGCTTGGCAATTGCGCCGCGTACGCGCTCTGCTACTTGGAATGCGCCCTGCTCGTTCGTTTCTGGCAAGAATATTGCGAATTCTTCGCCGCCCATTCGCGCCGGAACATCAATTTCACGCAGGCATCGCTTGATAACTTTGGTAATTTCGATAAGAACGAAGTCCCCAATATCATGCCCATAGCTATCATTAATTTTCTTGAAGTGATCAATATCTAACAACAGCATACTGAATTCACCGCGGCCACGGCGTATACGCTTTAGCTCATCCTCAGATTTTTCAAAGAAAACCCGACGGTTAGATATTCCTGTTAATGGATCAGTGTTGGCAATACGTTTAAGCTCTTCTTTAACTTTGGTTTCTGCGTCTATGCGGTCGCCAATATCGCGCAATGAGCCTACAGAGCCTACG from Alphaproteobacteria bacterium encodes:
- a CDS encoding sensor domain-containing diguanylate cyclase, with the protein product MQESRRQSRKFSGKRVRSISRLLRKRTSKKISRGRHALDAIKTINELKSEVALLTSYSTDVIYRLRYDGMKYDYISPSVTKLLGYSCEEMQRINIRALIVETKIVNDGMKTVESFDRLEDTRKKGEVSKWQADYLMKTKDGRRIWVSDISYPWFDDDGSIVGSVGSLRDIGDRIDAETKVKEELKRIANTDPLTGISNRRVFFEKSEDELKRIRRGRGEFSMLLLDIDHFKKINDSYGHDIGDFVLIEITKVIKRCLREIDVPARMGGEEFAIFLPETNEQGAFQVAERVRGAIAKHTFMADAKQNRPIGCTVSIGITTSRFDEETDATKMYKMADTRLYIAKNSGRNQVCGASPATAQRPNTTPVH